In Raphanus sativus cultivar WK10039 chromosome 5, ASM80110v3, whole genome shotgun sequence, the following proteins share a genomic window:
- the LOC108861381 gene encoding uncharacterized protein LOC108861381: MNFLKVGNFLKSRKPNLDKEKKDEQDQPRSDNNTVTDSAKSDEIQDGDDEDDDFITNEVKRRLKELRRNSFMVLIPEEDEEEEDKESYLGEDEGEGEDKCSSTVWRDVVAEGLQWWGGFDAVYEKYCERMLLFDRLSSNQLKESGIASPSTPSPRSASKKLPSPFRCLSLKRFDVPEDEDMEQHLQQQTGIDPFQDLETAYVAQLCLTWEALHCQYTQLSHLISCQPETLTCYNHTAQQFQQFLVLLQRYIENEPFEQGSRSELYARARNAMPKLLQAPKIQGTDKTEMEKDTEFMVLAEDLIKIIESTILTFNVFLKMDKKKPNGVNNLFGNHNMNSTTPLQLVQSSIEKKRAKAKELSKKTKGLRKKSWPQTWEGVQLLFAGIDIKLATRVLRMGKISKEQLLWCEEKMKKLNFSGGKLQRHPSPVLFPSC, translated from the exons ATGAACTTCTTGAAAGTTGGAAACTTTCTCAAGTCAAGGAAGCCAAACCTAGACAAGGAGAAGAAAGATGAGCAAGATCAACCAAGGAGTGACAACAACACTGTGACAGATTCCGCAAAATCAGACGAGATCCAAGACGGCGACGACGAAGACGACGATTTCATCACCAATGAGGTTAAGAGAAGGCTAAAGGAGCTGAGGAGAAACAGTTTCATGGTCTTGATAcctgaagaagacgaagaagaagaagacaaggagtCTTATCTAGGCGaagatgaaggagaaggagaagacaaGTGTTCATCAACTGTGTGGAGAGATGTGGTCGCTGAAGGACTTCAATGGTGGGGAGGTTTCGATGCTGTCTATGAAAAGTATTGCGAGCGTATGCTCTTATTCGATCGCTTAAGCTCCAACCAGCTTAAAGAATCTG GCATTGCATCTCCTTCGACTCCATCTCCAAGATCTGCATCCAAGAAGCTGCCATCTCCTTTTCGATGTCTTTCTCTGAAAAGGTTTGATGTTCCCGAGGATGAAGATATGGAGCAGCATCTGCAGCAGCAGACAGGGATCGACCCTTTTCAAGATCTTGAGACGGCCTACGTTGCTCAGCTCTGCCTCACTTGGGAAGCACTTCACTGTCAGTACACGCAGCTTAGCCACTTGATCTCATGCCAACCCGAAACCTTGACTTGCTACAACCATACCGCTCAACAGTTTCAGCAGTTCCTCGTCTTGTTGCAGAGGTACATAGAGAATGAACCGTTTGAGCAGGGATCTAGATCTGAGCTTTATGCACGTGCCAGAAACGCAATGCCTAAGCTACTTCAAGCTCCCAAGATCCAAG GGACGGATAAAACGGAGATGGAGAAAGATACAGAGTTCATGGTCCTAGCTGAGGATCTCATCAAAATCATTGAAAGCACTATCCTTACATTCAATGTTTTCTTGAAGATGGATAAGAAGAAACCAAATGGGGTTAACAACTTGTTTGGTAACCACAATATGAATTCCACAACCCCTTTGCAACTAGTTCAGTCATCTATTGAAAAG AAGAGGgcgaaagccaaggagctgtccAAGAAGACAAAAGGGCTTAGAAAGAAGTCTTGGCCTCAGACATGGGAAGGAGTCCAGCTCTTGTTTGCAGGCATTGACATCAAACTAGCAACAAGGGTTTTGAGGATGGGGAAAATCAGTAAAGAGCAGCTGCTATGGTgtgaagagaagatgaagaaactcAACTTTTCTGGTGGGAAGCTTCAAAGACACCCATCTCCAGTTCTTTTCCCTTCTtgttga